The Mugil cephalus isolate CIBA_MC_2020 chromosome 8, CIBA_Mcephalus_1.1, whole genome shotgun sequence genome segment acacttttctttgcAGCAAAGCTTCGTTTCAAAGTCTAACTAAAGTATTAAAGCCTGGATTTCCTCAGTAGCGTTGTGTCTGTGAAGCAGatattaaatagtttttattcgTGTTTGCAAATATTTACTGAATGTGACTGAACCAGCTTGCTCACCTTCATGCTCTCATGCAGGCGTTCTGCAAAGTAAACCGGGACGCTCTTCACACACTTCactggaggaaagaaggaaggaagttgTTCTAAAGTCTTGTTTTTAGATCAAGTTGGACACACGTTGCTGCTGCTTCACGGTCCTGTCATGACATTCCTTTCTAATCTGTTGGAGTTAAAGTGACTCACCGATGGccaccagcagctcctccagctctccGGACATCTCCCCTTCGATGCTTTGCTGCAGCGTCTTTCCGCTGATGTTCTTGTATTCGACAAgagctacaaacacacacacacaaaattagtCTGACCTTACATTTTGTAGTTTTGAAGAGAAACGAATTGAACCCAAACCGACAACGTACTCTGTCTCAGTTGAGGTATGCTTCTGTGGCAGAGGATGTCGATGAATTTAGATTCATCTGTGCCCCACTTCTTCTCACCGGCATCATAAAGAGTCTAATTAGAAACAAATGGAAAGTTTTTACTgtatacaatatataaatatatttacacactaTGAACACGGTCAATCATGGTATgtggttcagttcagttgtgCGTCACCTTGGCGTCTTCTTTGGCCTTGTCTGCATCCACTGTGGTGCCCTCGTCCCTCTTACCCTGGAAATAAGAACAAACATTACTAACAACACATGcaccgatctggcataacattatgaccaccatcagggattggacatgggccttctgagggtgatGTATGTTGTTTGTGAGcacctttgaggggaggggctgctatggatcatcccaaactgatacttgatcggtttgggatcttgtgaatttggagaccaacGTCTTgtgctggtctggtctggtctaggtgctaCGTGTCCAAGttacatccacatcaatgactgccaggaccaaaagtttcccagcagaacactgaattgtcacaagatggtttaaatgttatgcaattctcctgtcagtggtcataatgtcatggctgatcggtgtgtgagTTAATTCTTTATGGGGGGGTCGGCGCTGTAGTCGCTCGTCACGTGGACGAACCTCAGCCAGGAGCAGCAGAGCTTTGGAGAAGTCTCCAGAAACCTCCGTCTTCAGGTCCAACATCAACTGCTTCTCTGtttctgaggaggagaaaacatcGAAGATACGACACATGAAGCCGTCACATCTCATTCTCTGAAGGATCATTGGTACCGACTTCAGATTTGAGTCAAATtaagtgtgtgttacagttgtGTACCTTTCAGATAGACGTCACAGAGAGCTTGGATTTGCTGGTTGGACCTGGAGGCAAAGATTTCAATCAAGACGCTGTCTTTGGTCCCAACTCCCTGCAAATAAAGCAACATTAGGTTACTTCACCACAGAGTGATGGTAAACGTGTGCTTTACTCTCctattttaatttagtttatgtATCAACTACACTTAATAGGGAAATATTGTAATTTTACTCCTCTACTTTCTGTCAGTTCTATCATTCTTGCTGATACTCATGTACTGTTGCAGAATGACCACGATCATCTGATAAAACACTGTCTTCTTATAAAGCTTCACCAGGGCTCTAAAAACTCTAAGGAACAAATGAAATCAACCAAATCATCACTTGATCTGTgcatatgcaccaatcagccataacattatgacctccaaACTCAACAGGGCCTGGTCTCCTCCAGAGCTCTGAAGGTGTGGAGATGTGATATCTGGCACCAAGACGTTTAGCAGCAGAAACTTTAAGTCCTGCTTTAAGTTGAGAGGTGAAGGTCCACCATGGATCTGGACCTGGTTGACATGGTTGAATCTGGAGAAAAAGGCAAGAACCTGAAGGAGGAAGCATCAtgctgctgaaagaggccatGGGGCGGACGTGGTCTGCAGCTACGAGCTATGAGTTCCTCCCATAATGCATCCCGGTGCCATGTGTTCACCCAGGATAGTGCacacatgtgaaataaaacatcatggctgattggtgcatgctTCACTACAGCTACTTTCCTGCAACAATTAATGTTGTGATCAAGTCTAAGAACATGAGAATAACTTGGTTAAACGTGCTAACATTAATATGTAACGTTCAGAAAACTGACTTTCATGGCCCGCATCACTTCGTGGCAGTCGTACACCGCAGGAGGGGTGATGAGCGCCACCAGCAGGTCCTCAAAGTCTCCGTGGGTGTCCCCTTTCAGGTCCTCCAGCAACGTCTGCCATATCAAcgcatcagtcagtcagtcagcgttCATTCAACCACACCCATGCAAATACACAGAGGCGTCCGGGTGACTTTTCAccagagcaaacacagacaccGGGTCCATTACGTTTCATTAAAGCTTCACATGATGAGACGTTACAGCAAAATGTGATGCAACAGATCACAGACTGAGAATAGTTTGTATTTTCATGTAGTGCATGTCTTCACAAATAATGGTGCTCACTAGTAATCTAATGTAATCTTCTAAATTCCAAAACGTGAAGGCTGGCTTCATTAATAATCATTCTACTGGTTATGTATTAATGCAAATACACCACTACGAGTCAGATATCACTCATTTTTACAACAGTATTGCTCTAGATAGCGACAAtaacaggagtgtgtgtgtttttaaagttcAAATTGAATTTGCATTTTCAAATGATGTggttcatcctcctcctcctcttcatgcATGAGAGGTGGTAGATGaagactttttaatttaaaccttAGAATAAGAACCTGCTTCcatgaaagaggaagaaatagaGGGCGTGTGTTTGCCAACGATGTTAAGCTGTAAAACAGGATTTAAGttttcacaaaattaaaataaataaataaataaataaataaataaagacaaatgagGACAAGTGAAAAAGCTGCGGAGTGATGTTTGGATGCAGATTTTGCAGCATGGACGTCTTACTCTGCCCGTCGCCTCCTGATAAGCTGCACAGATGAGCTGCCTCTGAGAGCTGCTTCTATGCGTCAGAATGTCAATCAGCGTCTTCTCGGTGGTGCctgaaacatttacaaaagaaaatcacGGAAGAATCACACCGACAGACTGAAAACCACACAATGATTAGCCCACAGGTAGCCTCTGTGCCAATAATCTGACTTTAAATTTGTAATTTAAAAGTATTAACCACCCATAAGTCCATGAATTTACAGCTCAAAAGCAGTTACGGTGGGGTAAGCTAAGCTAGTGTCCAGTAGCAAGAGTTTATCCAAATATTTCTTAAAAAGTTAGAAATGCTAACAGATTTGAGTGTGTCTGACCTAATCTGTCCTTCCATCTACTAATATttacactgaaaacattttttcagcTAACAGTTAAGATAGTTTCCTTTAGCAAGGAATTGACAAGAGCTTTCTCTTCATGATTAGATTTCAgttataatgtaataaatgtagaaAAGAACAGAACCTCCaaggaccccctaggggtcgtagactctgttgaagacctgtgcattaaattaaatgctgaGGCCCCAGGTTAAGCTTAGAGTAGACAGGTCAGCGTTTATTCTGTTTGGTGTTAGTCAGATTTTGTTTGTGATTTCGTACCGAGTCCTTCTATGGCCTTCCTCAGAGCCACCGCATCTTCTCCTGCATCGAAGTCGGCTTTGGGTTTGACAGTTCCTCTTTCTCCAGCCTGAAGAGCACAGGTGAGTCAGTCAGCGTTCCTGTTTCTATTAGCgtgataataaatgaaaacgttGAACCTACTGGTGCTGAGAAAGACGAGGGCGTGTTCACGAGGCTGTCCAGGTCATCCTGCAGGAGTAGTTTGGTTTAGGAAATAATCagtaaatagaaataaatggttaaagaaataaaaacaaatctcttaCCCATAAAGACGCCATGATGAAAAATCCTTCtgtaaagaaacacacagacttCAAAGGTTAAAATTTTAGTACATTTTAACTATTAATTACACCACAAATAAACATTCCTCCTAATGCTGATGaaaattttaaagttatttcgTTATTTTGTAATAGTAAAGTTGCCTGTGCTCTCTGTGAGTGTTTTATAACATTCTGATGACACATCTGGGCTTGTCCCCACATTCAGACACTCGCCTCTgaatgtaaaacaaatacaacccTTTCAGGAGCAAAACTCACCTCATAATCACAGCTCAGCGTTTTCAAAATGCTGCAACTCACCTGAACGTGACCACAAACTTTAAccttgacatttattttagacGATGAGACACGGTTCATTCAACAGGAGACTAAAGGGAATCCACTAAACCAGATTTACAGAGAACTAATGTAACCTCTACTGCATGGTCTCCactcaaaaaaagcaaaatttaaatacttttaataaaCGTGTGAATATTTGAAGCGACTCCTCTtctctgaataaatatttaagttaacttactgaaaatgaaagagaagctCACCTGGATCTGTGTCTGAGCCGGAAACTGCTGCACCTCACTTCATTGTCTCTGGAGACGGAAAACTACCTGAACACCTGGCCACGCCCACTCCACAACACCTGGGCACTGGGTGCTGCTTTCAGGGACAACTcgttttttctacttttgttcATATTAAAATTTATAGAAGAAAGTCgtattagattttttattttattttaaattactatttattcatattttattttttttaaccaattttaactttttagtTTTGGTGATTTtcaagaggtttttttttttttttaatgtgctactgagctactgtgaccaggcaatttcccttgtggataaacaaagtctaagtctaaaagaattaaatgaatcGCTGCTTATGTGCAAAAAGTgacttttggtttgttttacttatttaattaggatatttttatttgcatcctaactataatatatatataaattgacTCTTTGACACACTCTACAGTATAAAACCatctatataaaaataaaaaataaaataaatgaggaaaatTAAATGCAGTAACTTTGCTCTAGTTGCTCTTGCTTCTTGACTATTAAAGGTTTTTGTTAGCCTTTTAAAGTCATAAAGAGCTCGAAGCTTTTGACTTTAAATTTAtaaatttattatattaattaaaaccCACTTTCAGATTTTAAAACGGTGACAAACGCTCAGgatctttgtcatttttgttcatttcaccTGCAGCTGCACCAAAATATCACTTTCGCTTTGTTGACTAAAACTTGCCATtgtaaataataagaataataaaatgcatttaaagaaaaaagagttGATGAAGTGAgcgacagaaagaaaacaggagatgttgtatttatttcagattgtttttattactaaaaaaaaggcaccaaaTACAGGCATCGTATTAATagcatttttgttcttttttctttttttctccacaaaatgatagcaccaaaaaatacattGTTATTTCCCACAATTCCCACATTCCcccgtttgtttttttaggcACACAGTAGAAAGATGAGGTGACGGATACACATGAGAATCACACGGTTTATACTTAGCAGTGCTCTCTAAACCAGtgtcatacacacaaacaataaaaacacagtaacacCGCGGGTACATCAGTAGTCGAGttgtaacataataataataataatgatgatgcatAAATGAATAGGAAACATATGAGAGAGATGTGagcgaaaaaaagaaaaaacaagtgaGGGTTTTAGTGTCTTTGGGCAGAACAAAGGTATCAGATAGAAAACATGTTAATAAAGTGATTAGTCTCATTAGAACAGTAGTAAGGCTGAAACACAGTCAGTCATGTGGACGGCTCGATAGAAAGCTTTGTTGCTTCCTACATGGGGGCCGGGGGACGCTGCATTGAAAcaacaaatgctaaaaaaactaacctaataaaaaaacaattcacTTTGGGATTAGATTGTTATTATTGGATCGCTTTCAGTGAGGGAATAAATACTCGGCACCTGGCACACTGTATATCATGAAGTGGCAGTGTAGGGAGCGACCAGTTGCAATTTTGGATTAGTAGCCCACGTGGCTGATTCAAGTCTCTAAgcctgtacttttttttttaggaaatgCAAACAAGAGTTCCTGTTCGAAGTGAGGAAGTTAATTTTAAGACAGCGATTAATTGCACTTTGAAAGGTTCATTCGTCGTCTCTTCTCTGTCTCGTTGGAATGGCGGAGACGTGAAGACTCGGAAAGCACGTCGTGTGAAACAGTCACGGTGTGTGAGCTACCTCCCAGGGTGACGGACGTATGACGCAGGTGGAGACTGGATGGAGGATGTTTTGGCTGTTTTGGATTCCTGAGGTAGCCCAGTGGCCTGCACGTCACACTCTTCCCTTTTTCAAAGtggtataaaaatacattaacaaACATCTCGTTCCACTAAGTAGAAACTTTCTTTTAGAAAATacctttctatttatttatttttatttacttcctcctcttcttctgtggttggAGGGTGTTTCAGACCTCGGTGCCGTCGTTGAGGTTGTTGTGGAGCTTGACCTCCAGGTTGACCTGTTTGACCCGGGTCTTGCCGTTGGGCTCCTGGTTGCGGTTCAGGACGTTGATGTTTCTCACGGTGCAGTGCTTGGTGCTGAAGTTCTTCTCCAAACACTTGTCCATGCACACCTCCACCTTGGTGTTGAGCGGATACTCCTCGTAGGTCTTCGGAGCCgtcttgctcttcttcttcttggcgGCCGAACGGCGGCAGCGGCGGAACAGGAAGCAGGAGGccaggaggaccaggaccaggagggTGACGGCGGCCACGCCCCCGCCCACCGAGCTGCCCACGTGGGCGTTGAAGGAGGCGGAGGGCCCGGCCTCCAGGCGGAGGGACTTCATGTTGGTGCCGTTCTTCACCTGGTCGCCCTCGTTGTCGTAGATGAGCGACTCGTCGAGGGTCAGCCGGCCGCTGCGGTCCACCAGGTCGCGCTTCGAGCGGCTCAGTTCATACGTGACCGAGCGCTGAATCCTGGGGCTGGAGCGCGACTCCGGGCTGATCACGTAAATCACCTGAAGGTACCACTGGTGCCCCGCCTCCACCTGTCaatcagagacagacacacagaggtcACCACTGGGAGGCTCAAAGGTTCAGGCTAATGTGTTCCTGCtcaatttttaaatgtatgttccTGTCTTGTATTTGGATAAGAGCCATCAGCCTACCTGATTgaagttagcattagctaccAGAACTAGCTGCTACAAATTAAGTGGAAGAATCATAACTATGAAGTTATATTAAGTTAAATTAAGTCTTAGTACTATGAAGTTAACATCTGAACCAACTCTGGAAAGAACTGAACAAGTGCTAACAGTCACTTTGATTAGAATCTACCAAGACTCACCTTGTACAGAGCATCAACCTTCATGGTGAAGCCGTCCACCCCCGGCATGGCCGCCATGCCCTGCAGCTCCGGGATGTCGGAGGCGAGATGAGCTTCGAAGGGAACATCGTGGAAAAACTTGTCACATACGTCAGGCTGTTTACGATCCTGCAGACGAGAGAGGACGGTCAGACACAGCTACACGCTCCTCCACAATAAGATGCATGTGAGCAGAGAGTTACTGAAGCATGATgctctttggttttgtttctaaTCTACTTCCTTCCTCAACACTGACTGTATCCACATTAAATCGTGAAACATTTAAAGCACATGTTGTTTTGTACCAGCAGCAGGAAGCGATGTTTGAGGTGCTTGTTAGGTTGGATGCAGCCGTACTGTGGGCCCTCGTTGTACAGCGTCCCCGTGGGGTCGAAGAAGGGAACGTATCCGTCCCTGCCCGTGCAGAGGTAAAccttctccagctgcagcttgtaGGCTGCGTTCAGGTTCTGGTCAGGATTCCACAGGACTCTGCCGTACAGAGTCTGACCTGcagggagcagcagaggagtgTTCATTCATAACTCTGTGGGTCAGTTCAGCCAATGCAAAAATGTGAGGACACattgtgtatatttatgtacagtcaatggagaagcagaagaagaagaatgcgtGGTGAttgtggtagtaggagatcatCTAAACATGATCCATGGAgtccactcaggtcaaaggcaACAAGCACTCaagttttaaaagaagaaaaaagtttccagagggggttagggagtttatggcagcgttggagaaccagaacatttctggagtagagaacacaaggtagcagctcccctctccacactacattaacttaaACTTAGACTGAATCCAGTCAACTCTAGAAGAAGACAAGGACAGACTTTAAGGATCTACAGGGACAAACTCTAAGATATTTAACATCAGATCAGGATCTTGGGGCCAAATAAATAAGTTGATGGTCTCTATTTGATGTGTGCATACCCATGGAGAACGCGCCCTTGTAGTCCATCTCAGCCATGGAGACGTCAGCAGCAGCCGGGTCCATCATGAACACCTTCTCGTTGTTGCACAGCTGGAACTCCGTGTTGAGGGAGTACACCACGGGAACGGGCCGGTTGGTCTGCTGGAAGGCGATCGGCACCAGGAACCTGTTGGAGAACGACAAGTCAAGTTCAAGCGACCTGTTCCCACGATGCACCGAGCTCAGACTGAGAGTGTTTGAAGTGGGGTCGTACTTCTCTGGGGCGTGAGCGGTGCAGGACAGGGGTTTGTCGCCGGGGTCGATCCACGGCTGAGTGGGCTGAACGGTGCAGGGGATCAAGAAGACGGTGTACTCTCCAGAATAGTCCTTCCTGTTGAAGAATTAAAGAGAATGGCGTCAAGGTACTCGACCAGGGAACCTTTCAGAAGAGATCTTAAGTTCCTGACCTGCTGTAGGAGCTGGTGGCCCTCCACAGCTGGTACGGGGAGTCAAAGGTCTGAGCGCTCCACAGCAGCTGGATGTCAAACTCGATGCCCCCCAGGTGGTCGGGGGCCATCAGGTGGGACTTGTGGCCTGGCAGAGTGTGGTGTTCAAGGACAAACTGACCTGAGGGAAGAATTAaacaaagtgtttatttattggtgcgagcaaaagacaaaaagttaTACATTAAAAAGGATTCTATAATATTAGTCAAGCTACAAAGCTGCAGATCTGGCAGCACTGTTTATATTTTCACTAGGCCACAAATATGTTTCTTATTCAGCAATGAATCACACAACTGtacatgaaataaacaataaattcaGTAAAAGAGAAACATATGATGTATTTGTTCTATTTGTTCTGATATGTTGCTCTTGGGAGGGAAACAGCTGCTGTGGACCGACCTCTGAATTTGGCGTGGGTTTTGAACTCAATCACCAGGCGCCCATCTTCTCTGATGTAGATCCTGATGATCTGCAGCCTGGCTGAGAGGACGCTGTCGGTCTGGATACCTGCTCACACACAGAACAGACGATTCAgacatgttttgtttaaattgaaGTGACTGGAGAAGCGTCTGATCCTGACCTGTCCTCCAGAGCACGGTGTCGTAGAAGAAGGAGAACTCCATCTCAGTGTGGTGCTCCAGAGAGGCCCAGCCTCTGGGAGCCGTCACATAGATGTAGGACACATAGAGAGGAACCTGCACAGTCAGGAAGGACTGAGCCGAGTCACGAACCTGGAAGGACGACAACAGACTGAATTAAAGTCTGTTCAACAAGCTGGAAACACTCCAAAGGTCACATCAGGATTTATGTAGCCTGGAGGTCAGGCTAAAGTCTACacctgtcattttatttgtggcgtaaagttggtctggagtctgatTATACTCCATCGTTTCAATTAGCTTCAACACAGTTACTGAGCACGGGGGTGGTAGCATCATAACTGAGGAAAAGTATGTGGCTCCATGGATTCTGTTGGCCCCTGCTTTAAACTACACAGACAAAGACGCAGCCCTCGACTGCCCCGCCCACCTGGAAGTCAGCGGTGACGGAGCCCCCACAGACATCGATGAGCTCCGTCATGTCATAGTAGGCGTCAAAGGTCCAGATGCAGCTCTTCAGGTTGAGGTGCTTGTAGAGCTGGATGCTCTTGGCCTCACGGACGTTGGGGTTAAACTGGTAGGGGCGGTCGTAACCTGGCCCCAGAGAGATGCTGTCATAGGACACGTCGTCCAGGAAACCCGTCTCTGTGGAATGATGTGGtcaaaggttttatttaaactgaaaaacacattattcttaaacacttttaatcacatttaaaatggagGCGACATGTGACTGACCCGAGAGCCCCTGGAGGTCTTTGATGGTGACCAGGTTGGAGCAGACGTGCTGCTGCCTGTAGATGGACTCTGACAGCAGGAAGTGCAGGTTGTGCAGCGGCATGGTCGACACCAGGGGGAGCATACCATCCTGATGGGGGATCTGCACCGAGATGTGGATCCTAAACggagacagaaaagaacatttaaacaaacataaGAAAGTTATTTGTCCTGGTTTATGAATTACCATTTGCGCTATttacaaaattcaaagtgtggctgaacactgggaagttgtgcttggTTAGAACTAATTAACTAACAGCAGCGGTGTGTCATCATTTTTTCCCagcgttcagccacactttgaattttgtccactggtgaggtcttaaagggttaaaaacagAAGCCATAGCTGCTGACCGGTTGGGGTGCTCCTTGTGCTTGACGTCCAGGTATTTAAGTGTGGCGATGAAGGACTGGGCCTGGAAGCCTCTGGCGGTTCCCGTGGTGACGGGCGTGTGGCAGATGGCGCCGTCTGTGCCGATGGTGGCGATGTTGCTCCTCAGCGGTGTCCCGAGGTGACCGGCCTTATCCCTGGCCTGGGCCACGCAGCGGACGTGGAAGCGGCGGCTGAAATAAATGCTGTCCAggacctgagagagagagaaagttctGTTTATACACCAGGattattagaaaaataaaatattgtgcttgtgtatttgtttattcaggtaAATGAGATAATATTACGTAACAGTGAGGTGAACCTCGAGGACAaatcagagtccatgtgttcAGGAGTGTTTCCATTATTGTGGTGAAATAAATCggggatttgtctcagtctgatcttcacaacgtttgtgttgaagtgtatgATGACAgcggacaaaggagctttgagAGGAGCTCAgtaaaagagttgttgttgctcatcaggctggaaaagattccacaaccatctctaaagagtttggaagcCACAAATTAGGGCTGAGCAGTATGACCgaaaatatatatcacagtattttccaaaattctgatggtatcactgtattttttttttcatgcaagatcgcgtgttcacaacattttctactggttgaaagaggaattaatgcagtagattgactaaggatggaatattttactgttttataggtttgcatggccccgtgttagcacttgCTgctgtggaaatctggggacactTACAgctctgagataaaaaaaaaagaattaaatgttatcaagatgaaatgaagaagcaggggcaattatggtttcatttaatttgacatatttattcatatttaaactgctatttctgtgatgtcaatagtaagacaaccagctaccgtaataattgtagtctgcgcgcaacattttttttttctcattcataaaaaaataaaattggggacatttttggggacagctttagccgggggacaggtcatccaaaataaGGACTGTCTCtggaaatcagggacgtctggtcaccctaaaaaagaTAACAACCaacacagccttttttttttttttttttggtacaagtCCTCTCGTTCTGTCACTTCCTTTTTCTGCCCTTTCCATCTTTAGTGACGCTACACTGAAAACGGTCCGgttcgttaaaaaaaaaaaaaaaaacagtatttggCATGAACTGGTATACCACCCAGTCCTACAataaataatccacagagagtcagacagattgaagacgactgagGAGTAGtccaccaacaaagatcactccattTCTTTCTCGTCTTTGTAACGACTCTTTTGTGTCTTCCAATCAAGTCAACCTATGGGAGAGGGAACCAAGGCGGGCATGGACTCACCATGTGGTTGACGCTGGTGTAGGGGGTGGTGTCTGTGACCGTCTCAAAGGGGGACCGGGCCCCACTGGTGTCAGTGGGTGCCGCCACCTCCCAGGAGAAGTGAACCTGGGTCTGGTTGATGCCGGCCTCCTCGCAGCGCTCCTTCATCACGGAGTACTTGGGGTAGTGAGGGTCACAGGGGGTGACGCACACCAGGGGGTAACCTGGAGAGGGAGTCTTCTTGCTGCCCTCCTTGGTGACCTCCTGGACATGGTCGTAGTCGGCGAGAGAGACCACCTGAGAAGAGGGCAGAGAGACGAAAATAGTTGTTTcaagatgaaatatttaaaagaagtCGGGGTCAAATCTCAGAGCACATCACATTTTAATGGCTGAGCTGATATATTCATTGTAAGTGGTTAAATGCATGAGAGATGTAAAAgcccacaaagacaaaaaaaaaagaaaagcctgaaggaaaatgctgctgctgctcttgtaGAGCTCCTGAATATGCATCAGAGTTGTATCTGAGTGGGGATGTTTCCAGTGATGGGATCCCTGAGTGCTAAAAACATGTTAACCCCCCAGCGCTGCACAAATAGACAAGTTCAGAGAAAGTTCTCGTACGATTGGAGGAGCGGGGAGGATGAGGCTGCCGGCCGCCTCCTGGTCCAGGATGGTGACTGTTGCCGTGGTGATCTCCCCGAGCACCGCTTCCACCGGGTCGTCGGGGCCGAGGACCAGAGAGAAGGACTCGTGCCACTCTCTGTCCTCGTTGGACAAAATCTCCACTTTGAACAGGATGTGGTCCATTCCTATGAAcaacaatagaataaaatgggACCGACCACCCAACACATCCAGCTCTACTTCTAGATCCATGCTGAGGGATTGGAGTACCGACCAGGGGTGAACTTGAGCACCCGACTATTGGGGTTGTAGTCGACTCCAGACTGGGCTGAGCCGTCCCGGGTGCTGCAGCGGATCTTGGACGTTCGATCCAGATCGCCGGTCCGGATCACCTTGATGCTGAGGACCTCCACCCCATCTGGACCGGGGGGCTCTCGGACCTGGTAGGATGCCTGCTCGAACTCGATGGTGGGAgctggaggaaaagaagaagatgtgtAAATTCTGCCTCCATGAAGGTTATAACGATGACTTTGAATGATGCTGTGTCCTCAACGGTTAAAATTgtctaataaaagaaaagaaattaactGGTGAAAGGATTCAACCAATATATTGCCTACCACAACTGAATAAAGCCCAAGAGAAAGCTCTAAGGTGAAAAAGACActcccctttaacaggaagcaaccttgagcagaaccttaAGCTCATACGGGGGTGGCTGGGAAATAAACAGGGACCACTGTTCATACAGGAGGTTGCATGACTT includes the following:
- the LOC125012637 gene encoding annexin A3-like isoform X1 gives rise to the protein MASLWDDLDSLVNTPSSFSAPAGERGTVKPKADFDAGEDAVALRKAIEGLGTTEKTLIDILTHRSSSQRQLICAAYQEATGRTLLEDLKGDTHGDFEDLLVALITPPAVYDCHEVMRAMKGVGTKDSVLIEIFASRSNQQIQALCDVYLKETEKQLMLDLKTEVSGDFSKALLLLAEGKRDEGTTVDADKAKEDAKTLYDAGEKKWGTDESKFIDILCHRSIPQLRQTLVEYKNISGKTLQQSIEGEMSGELEELLVAIVKCVKSVPVYFAERLHESMKGAGTDESTLNRIMVSRSEIDLLDIRAEFKKLYSHSLHSAIESDCHGNYRKTLLKVCGGDDVC
- the LOC125012637 gene encoding annexin A3-like isoform X2: MASLWDDLDSLVNTPSSFSAPAGERGTVKPKADFDAGEDAVALRKAIEGLGTTEKTLIDILTHRSSSQRQLICAAYQEATGRTLLEDLKGDTHGDFEDLLVALITPPAVYDCHEVMRAMKGVGTKDSVLIEIFASRSNQQIQALCDVYLKETEKQLMLDLKTEVSGDFSKALLLLAEGKRDEGTTVDADKAKEDAKTLYDAGEKKWGTDESKFIDILCHRSIPQLRQTLVEYKNISGKTLQQSIEGEMSGELEELLVAIVKCVKSVPVYFAERLHESMKGAGTDESTLNRIMVSRSEIDLLDIRAEFKKLYSHSLHSAIESDLSGNHGDCVKSICGGDD